The proteins below come from a single Miscanthus floridulus cultivar M001 chromosome 1, ASM1932011v1, whole genome shotgun sequence genomic window:
- the LOC136474792 gene encoding HMG-Y-related protein A-like, with amino-acid sequence MATPTSSGDGSPPGSSDLVPPSYPEMIVAAIAALAEENGSSQAAIARRIEAEARGDLPASHPALVAAHLSRMSAAGELVAVAGGKYALSPPPPPAPPASESLADDEEDDDCADEEEEEAPEPLPLPQLPAKRGRGRPPKPRPAGFPAAGVPGAAGPCPIGVLGAAATPAAAPRRRGRPPKPRDPHAPPKIPRPRGRPRKNPLPEGMAPRPRPGTPASAKAARPQFAEVGFV; translated from the exons ATGGCCACTCCCACTTCCAGTGGCGACGGCTCGCCCCCGGGCTCCTCCGACCTCGTGCCCCCCTCCTACCCCGAG ATGATCGTCGCTGCGATCGCCGCGCTCGCCGAGGAGAACGGCTCCAGCCAGGCCGCCATCGCGCGCCGCATCGAGGCGGAGGCCCGCGGCGACCTGCCGGCCTCGCACCCGGCGCTCGTCGCCGCCCACCTCTCGCGCATGTCCGCCGCCGGGGAGCTCGTCGCCGTCGCGGGGGGAAAGTACGCGCTGtccccgcctccgccgccggcaCCGCCGGCGTCGGAGTCACTGGCTGACGACGAAGAAGACGACGACTgcgccgacgaggaggaggaggaggcgccggaGCCTCTACCTCTGCCGCAGCTGCCCGCTAAGCGCGGGCGCGGAAGGCCCCCGAAGCCGCGGCCCGCGGGCTTCCCCGCCGCCGGCGTGCCAGGAGCTGCCGGCCCGTGCCCCATCGGCGTACTCGGAGCCGCCGCGACCCCCGCCGCCGCGCCACGCCGGCGCGGCCGCCCGCCCAAGCCGCGGGACCCGCACGCGCCGCCCAAGATCCCGCGCCCGCGCGGCCGGCCGCGCAAGAACCCGCTCCCGGAGGGGATGGCCCCGCGGCCGCGCCCGGGCACGCCAGCGTCGGCCAAGGCGGCGCGCCCGCAGTTCGCCGAGGTCGGCTTCGTGTGA
- the LOC136452797 gene encoding pentatricopeptide repeat-containing protein At4g22760-like, producing the protein WNAMISCYAQNGCGREALGIFNRMLKPHNWVVPNEKTFSSVISACSQLGDLRFGLWVESFMGYVGVDLDDHLRTALVDLYTKSGQMDRAFELFRGLRSRDVVSYSAMIVGCGMHGKLNEAVGLFKEMSKARIDPNAVTFVGLLSAYSHAGLLEEARTCFTSMSSKYEISSSMEHYTIMVDILGCCGKLEEAFQLIMQIPVCPHASVWGALLLACRLHNNIELGEVVASKCFELELEESGYYILLGNIYAQAKKWDKVKGLRKMMAERGLSKTPGSSWVHVA; encoded by the coding sequence TGGAATGCGATGATCTCATGCTATGCACAGAATGGCTGTGGAAGAGAGGCACTCGGTATCTTTAACAGGATGTTGAAGCCACATAATTGGGTGGTACCCAATGAGAAGACTTTCTCCTCTGTCATCTCGGCATGTTCACAGCTGGGGGACTTGAGGTTCGGCTTGTGGGTTGAGAGTTTCATGGGGTATGTGGGGGTTGATCTGGATGATCACCTGCGTACCGCTCTGGTTGATTTGTACACCAAGAGTGGGCAAATGGATAGGGCTTTTGAATTGTTCAGAGGCTTGAGATCAAGGGATGTGGTGTCTTACAGTGCGATGATAGTGGGCTGTGGAATGCATGGCAAGTTAAATGAAGCTGTTGGCTTGTTCAAGGAGATGTCCAAAGCGAGGATTGATCCTAATGCGGTGACCTTTGTGGGGTTGTTGTCTGCATACAGTCATGCAGGGCTACTGGAAGAAGCTCGCACTTGCTTCACTTCCATGTCAAGCAAATATGAGATTAGTTCTTCAATGGAACACTACACTATAATGGTAGACATTCTTGGGTGCTGCGGAAAGTTGGAAGAAGCATTCCAGCTGATCATGCAGATACCTGTATGCCCACATGCCAGTGTTTGGGGTGCCTTGCTTCTTGCTTGCAGGTTGCACAACAACATTGAACTTGGGGAGGTTGTTGCTTCCAAGTGCTTTGAACTGGAGCTGGAAGAGAGTGGATATTACATTCTCTTGGGTAACATATATGCACAAGCAAAGAAGTGGGACAAGGTTAAGGGTTTAAGGAAGATGATGGCAGAAAGGGGTTTGAGTAAGACGCCTGGGAGTAGCTGGGTGCATGTTGCATAA
- the LOC136474801 gene encoding phytanoyl-CoA dioxygenase 1-like isoform X1, protein MPPASSLAADQLSFFEANGYVVMDSFSSAVEVREMRDRMAELVAGFDGASSAVFSTKDHRQLKDDYFFKSAENISFFFEEKAYGDDGCLKQPKELSINKVGHALHELDPVFKKFSFSESVASLFSSLGYKRPAVIQSMYIFKQPGIGGEVVPHQDNTFLYTEPRTCTGLWLALEDATINNGCLWAIPGSHKKGLVRRMVRDENGTHFDRPSPAYDQKEFVPLEVKSGALVVIHGDLIHQSFENLSPASRHALSLHVVDTEGCEWSKDNCAESSRSVRGLGKGVSGKPYPRLCNTRRLRLEPGTFRSQADTEENGP, encoded by the exons ATGCCGCCAGCCAGTAGCCTCGCCGCCGACCAGCTCAGCTTCTTCGAGGCCAATG GGTACGTCGTGATGGACTCGTTCTCGAGCGCGGTGGAGGTGCGGGAGATGCGGGACCGCATGGCCGAGCTTGTCGCTGGGTTCGATGGCGCCAGCTCCGCCGTCTTCTCCACCAAGGATCAT CGGCAGTTGAAGGATGATTACTTCTTTAAGAGTGCAGAGAATATCTCATTCTTCTTTGAGG AAAAGGCGTATGGAGATGATGGATGCTTGAAACAGCCAAAAGAACTTTCAATTAATAAAGTTGGGCATG CATTACATGAACTTGATCCTGTGTTCAAAAAGTTTTCTTTCTCGGAGAGTGTTGCAAGCTTGTTCTCTTCTTTAGGCTACAAGAGGCCTGCAGTCATTCAATCTATGTACATCTTTAAG CAACCAGGTATTGGTGGTGAGGTGGTGCCACACCAGGATAATACATTCCTTTACACGGAACCTCGAACATGCACAGGGTTGTGGCTTGCACTTGAAGACGCAACGATCAACAATGGTTGCCTGTGGGCAATTCCAGGATCACACAAAA AGGGCTTGGTGAGGCGTATGGTCAGAGATGAAAATGGTACCCATTTTGATCGCCCCTCCCCAGCCTATGATCAGAAAGAATTTGTACCGCTGGAAGTAAAATCTGGTGCTTTGGTGGTTATACATGGAGATCTGATACATCAGAG TTTTGAGAACCTTTCTCCAGCGTCAAGACATGCATTGAGCTTACATGTAGTTGATACTGAAGGATGTGAATGGTCCAAAGACAACTG tgcagagagctcccgctctgtgcggggtctggggaagggtgttagtggcaagccttaccctcgcctgtgcaatacgaggagactgcgactcgaacccgggaccttccgatcacaggcg GATACAGAGGAAAACGGCCCCTGA
- the LOC136474801 gene encoding phytanoyl-CoA dioxygenase 1-like isoform X3, which produces MPPASSLAADQLSFFEANGYVVMDSFSSAVEVREMRDRMAELVAGFDGASSAVFSTKDHRQLKDDYFFKSAENISFFFEEKAYGDDGCLKQPKELSINKVGHALHELDPVFKKFSFSESVASLFSSLGYKRPAVIQSMYIFKQPGIGGEVVPHQDNTFLYTEPRTCTGLWLALEDATINNGCLWAIPGSHKKGLVRRMVRDENGTHFDRPSPAYDQKEFVPLEVKSGALVVIHGDLIHQSFENLSPASRHALSLHVVDTEGCEWSKDN; this is translated from the exons ATGCCGCCAGCCAGTAGCCTCGCCGCCGACCAGCTCAGCTTCTTCGAGGCCAATG GGTACGTCGTGATGGACTCGTTCTCGAGCGCGGTGGAGGTGCGGGAGATGCGGGACCGCATGGCCGAGCTTGTCGCTGGGTTCGATGGCGCCAGCTCCGCCGTCTTCTCCACCAAGGATCAT CGGCAGTTGAAGGATGATTACTTCTTTAAGAGTGCAGAGAATATCTCATTCTTCTTTGAGG AAAAGGCGTATGGAGATGATGGATGCTTGAAACAGCCAAAAGAACTTTCAATTAATAAAGTTGGGCATG CATTACATGAACTTGATCCTGTGTTCAAAAAGTTTTCTTTCTCGGAGAGTGTTGCAAGCTTGTTCTCTTCTTTAGGCTACAAGAGGCCTGCAGTCATTCAATCTATGTACATCTTTAAG CAACCAGGTATTGGTGGTGAGGTGGTGCCACACCAGGATAATACATTCCTTTACACGGAACCTCGAACATGCACAGGGTTGTGGCTTGCACTTGAAGACGCAACGATCAACAATGGTTGCCTGTGGGCAATTCCAGGATCACACAAAA AGGGCTTGGTGAGGCGTATGGTCAGAGATGAAAATGGTACCCATTTTGATCGCCCCTCCCCAGCCTATGATCAGAAAGAATTTGTACCGCTGGAAGTAAAATCTGGTGCTTTGGTGGTTATACATGGAGATCTGATACATCAGAG TTTTGAGAACCTTTCTCCAGCGTCAAGACATGCATTGAGCTTACATGTAGTTGATACTGAAGGATGTGAATGGTCCAAAGACAACTG a
- the LOC136474801 gene encoding phytanoyl-CoA dioxygenase 1-like isoform X2 has product MPPASSLAADQLSFFEANGYVVMDSFSSAVEVREMRDRMAELVAGFDGASSAVFSTKDHRQLKDDYFFKSAENISFFFEEKAYGDDGCLKQPKELSINKVGHALHELDPVFKKFSFSESVASLFSSLGYKRPAVIQSMYIFKQPGIGGEVVPHQDNTFLYTEPRTCTGLWLALEDATINNGCLWAIPGSHKKGLVRRMVRDENGTHFDRPSPAYDQKEFVPLEVKSGALVVIHGDLIHQSFENLSPASRHALSLHVVDTEGCEWSKDNWIQRKTAPEPLYVS; this is encoded by the exons ATGCCGCCAGCCAGTAGCCTCGCCGCCGACCAGCTCAGCTTCTTCGAGGCCAATG GGTACGTCGTGATGGACTCGTTCTCGAGCGCGGTGGAGGTGCGGGAGATGCGGGACCGCATGGCCGAGCTTGTCGCTGGGTTCGATGGCGCCAGCTCCGCCGTCTTCTCCACCAAGGATCAT CGGCAGTTGAAGGATGATTACTTCTTTAAGAGTGCAGAGAATATCTCATTCTTCTTTGAGG AAAAGGCGTATGGAGATGATGGATGCTTGAAACAGCCAAAAGAACTTTCAATTAATAAAGTTGGGCATG CATTACATGAACTTGATCCTGTGTTCAAAAAGTTTTCTTTCTCGGAGAGTGTTGCAAGCTTGTTCTCTTCTTTAGGCTACAAGAGGCCTGCAGTCATTCAATCTATGTACATCTTTAAG CAACCAGGTATTGGTGGTGAGGTGGTGCCACACCAGGATAATACATTCCTTTACACGGAACCTCGAACATGCACAGGGTTGTGGCTTGCACTTGAAGACGCAACGATCAACAATGGTTGCCTGTGGGCAATTCCAGGATCACACAAAA AGGGCTTGGTGAGGCGTATGGTCAGAGATGAAAATGGTACCCATTTTGATCGCCCCTCCCCAGCCTATGATCAGAAAGAATTTGTACCGCTGGAAGTAAAATCTGGTGCTTTGGTGGTTATACATGGAGATCTGATACATCAGAG TTTTGAGAACCTTTCTCCAGCGTCAAGACATGCATTGAGCTTACATGTAGTTGATACTGAAGGATGTGAATGGTCCAAAGACAACTG GATACAGAGGAAAACGGCCCCTGAACCTCTTTATGTGTCCTAG
- the LOC136474822 gene encoding phospholipase A2 homolog 3-like encodes MERDSSCRRLTVVGTILVCTALFSPPAAALNIGIQSAGDGASKQQACSRTCESDHCTTAPFLRYGKYCGILYSGCPGERPCDALDACCMHHDNCVQAKMDYLSTSCNEALLDCLARLREGTSTFDGNKCMIDEVIDVISVVIEAAVVAGRVLHKP; translated from the exons ATGGAGCGCGACAGTTCCTGCAGGCGGCTCACCGTGGTCGGCACCATCCTTGTCTGCACGGCCCTCTtctcgccgcccgccgccgcgctcAACATCGGCATCCAGTCGGCCGGCGACGGCGCG AGCAAGCAGCAGGCGTGCAGCCGCACGTGCGAGTCGGACCACTGCACGA CGGCGCCGTTCCTGCGGTACGGCAAGTACTGCGGCATCCTGTACAGCGGCTGCCCCGGCGAGCGGCCGTGCGACGCGCTGGACGCCTGCTGCATGCACCACGACAACTGCGTCCAGGCAAAGA TGGACTACCTGAGCACGTCTTGCAACGAGGCGCTGCTGGACTGCCTGGCGAGGCTGCGGGAGGGCACGTCCACGTTCGACGGGAACAAGTGCATGATCGACGAGGTCATCGACGTGATCTCGGTCGTCATAGaggccgccgtcgtcgccggcagGGTGCTGCACAAGCCGTAG